In Halococcus agarilyticus, one genomic interval encodes:
- a CDS encoding FAD-dependent oxidoreductase: MEATRTRVRDNREVGPETIALDLETPDGFDARPGQFVKLSLDVDGERRSRFYTLSSSTVDDTFEVTVGVDPDGEVAPYLAELEAGDSVTMAGPFGSAHYEDESRTTVLAGGPGVGPAVGIAERTLDDGGETAVVYRDDDPVHEDRLDALREAGATVHVVGSAADLTDPTADALAGDENEQVFVYGFADFLDAATDALAAAGGDPDRAKIENFG; this comes from the coding sequence ATGGAAGCGACACGAACTCGCGTGCGCGACAACCGGGAGGTCGGCCCGGAAACCATCGCGCTCGACCTCGAAACCCCCGACGGATTCGACGCCAGGCCCGGCCAGTTCGTCAAGCTCTCGCTCGACGTCGATGGAGAACGCCGCTCGCGGTTTTACACGCTCTCTTCATCAACGGTAGATGATACGTTCGAAGTCACCGTCGGTGTCGACCCCGACGGCGAGGTCGCCCCCTACCTTGCGGAGCTCGAAGCCGGCGATTCGGTGACGATGGCGGGGCCGTTCGGCAGCGCACACTACGAGGACGAATCTCGGACGACGGTCCTCGCGGGCGGTCCGGGGGTCGGACCCGCGGTCGGAATCGCCGAGCGCACCCTCGACGACGGCGGCGAGACGGCGGTGGTCTACCGCGACGACGATCCCGTTCACGAGGACCGACTCGACGCGCTCCGCGAGGCCGGCGCGACCGTGCACGTCGTCGGTTCGGCCGCCGATCTGACCGACCCGACGGCGGACGCACTCGCCGGTGACGAGAACGAACAGGTGTTCGTCTACGGGTTCGCGGACTTCCTCGACGCCGCAACCGATGCGCTCGCAGCTGCCGGCGGCGATCCCGACAGGGCAAAGATCGAGAACTTCGGTTGA